A stretch of DNA from Perca flavescens isolate YP-PL-M2 chromosome 11, PFLA_1.0, whole genome shotgun sequence:
TTGGAAACAGATtgaaccaattttttttttgattattggTAAGCTGGGAGGCAATCAGAAAGGGTACAGAGATTCTTTGACCtcggaaaaaaatatgtaattgtaTGAGCATTTTATCAAAATTGCAATATTTGCATGCAAATTGAGGCAGCCCAGTAACTACATTGTGTACCATGAAAAGAATTAGACATTGCCGTATGCTTGCTATCAATTTAACTATGATCGTTGGAGGACCACATTTTATTCATTGCAGCTTATAAGCCTTTAAGGCAAATAAAATCCATTCATTTGGCTAATTGAGGTTATTCTGTGTGCTTTTCTGAATATTTCCTCAGGACAATAGGTTGTATTCTTCCTAAAAGATTACATTTGCGTCCTGAAAGCCCAGATAGCTCACCTATTAACTTGGGGTTGAACAGCAAAACAATTTAACTTTTAACTGTTTATTTGTGCAACAATGTGACAAAACCTACCACAAACATGGTAATCTTTCATATTGATTGTTTTTCACAGCAGAAAGGCCCCTTTTTGGCCTAAATGTCCATAGCTCATGCCCCTTAAATAGTAACACATGCTCTTGAAAATTCATAATAAAATCTTCTTTACATTACATcattatgaaaaatatattattaatgtACAAAATCTTGCATATTACACATAATATAATGAACAGTCTTATATGAGCCAAAAGACACACAACATACTACAAAACACTGAAACAATCCAACATAGAGTCAATTAAGATAAAagtattgtacagtataaataCAGGATCACTTTGGATGTATTTTTGATCTTTAAGAGTTTGTGTACTCTGGAATGGACATCTCATCTGTTTCCTGTATTCTGGCTGGTGTCGATGGACCAACTAGAATATAATCAAATTCCTGGTGTTGGACTTTTTCGTACACACTTTGCAGGCCATTGGTTTTGGGTATTTGTGCTGGATAGTAGTTTTCCCTTCCGGTGTTCCTGGGAAGGGAAGCAGTCTTGTGGAAAGTTGACAGATGTGGTCCACAGGCCATGCTCGTGTTGGGCCTTGTAGCTGAAGGGCTCCAGCATCGGTCCGAGTGTCCCAACACTTTGCACTCGCTTGTACATGCCCAGAGACCTGTGGAAAACAGCAGTGCTGTCAGGGTGTAATGCAAACACATTTGCTGGCTCACCTGGTCGAGGGTGTTTGGTCTTGAAAGACCCCAGTGAGCCCAGGTAAGATCAATCATAATGTGCCCAGTGTATTAGAAAATGCATTGTTGTAACTGGGTACAATCTAGTGCATGGCTTcgattaaaacaattaacagatTAACAAACCCCACTACaagaaacaaaaatgaatgcatGTCACATCATTGTGTGGATTTCACATTTACATCCGGTCTCATTTAACTAATTTCTCTGAATTTCTATTTTATCATTATTTCTTATAATGTCTTCATGACACTCACTGTTTGTTGGCGGCGactcttttttgtgcacatctCCACTTATGTCAGAATCACTGTCATTGAAGTCACTGTCCCCTTTTCCACTGTCCTTGCCACTGATGTGTGGATCTCTTGCGGAGATTGTTGTGAATGAATTCCCCTTCCATATCGTTATTGGTCTGACTGTTTCTTTCCCATATCCCGGAAGAGTAGAGTAACCCTGCGAAGACAAAAAATTCAACACAAATGTTAAGTGAAGATTCAAAAGACGACAAACttggtgataaaaaaaaaacaatcagaaaaaaataatgacttACCTTTAATTTACCCTCCATCACCCTGTTGTTTGATTCAAAGATGCCTGCTGTCTGCCTGCCATCCTCACAGCCTGTCTCTGTTGTGTTGCTGCTAGCCAATGGAGGATTCTCTGGAAATGGATGGGCATCAAACACTTTGCCTTTGTGGTTGGCAATCAATGAATCAACGTGACCACTTTCCACTTTTTCCACATTTGGTACGTCTTCTTTTTCATCATAACCCCCCTCCCTTGTCTCTTTTTTCCGACTGCTGCAAATGGTTGTGATGAGAATGATAGCCAGTAAGAGAAGAGAGCAGCTTCCTGCCAGGACAATGATTATGGCTATGGACATGTCCCATTCAAAGAGCTCATCGCTGCCATTTTGAGGCAAGGAAGGCATACTGGGTAGAGTTCCTTCTATAAAGCTGAAGTGTATAATGACTGTAGAGGTAAGTGCCGGGGATCCATTGTCACTGACCGACACTGTGACTTTGACATTGTCTGTGAGATCATACATCAGCTGTCGGCTCACATGCACCTTCCCTGTGTCTTTGTTGATAGAGAAACCCAGGTGTCCCCCCTCTGTgattttataggacagctgtgCATTTATACCTTCATCAGCATCTGTGGCCTTTATCTGGGTTACCACATAACCCGAAGGTGCATCTTTGGGCAGGAAAACCTCAGCAGATCCTTTGTAAAGGGGTGGATTTATGATAGAAGGTTGGTTGTCATTCTGATCGACTATTTTTAGTCTGATGACAGCTGTGCTCTGCAGCTGTGGTGACCCCCCATCACTTGCCTGGATGTGTATGTCTAGCTGTTTCATCACTTCATAATTAAAACTTCTCAGTGCATATATAGAGCCAGACACTGAATTAAGAGACACAAATGTGTTCACTGGGGACCCCATGATAACACTGTCCACAagtctgtaagtaattttgccATTATTGCCCAAATCCGCGTCGCTGGCCTCGACTGTGGTGATATAAGCGCCCGGGGCGTTGTTTTCCACCACTGAAACTTCATAGACAGCTTTAGTAAAGTGAGGGGCGTTGTCATTCTCGTCGCTGAGTCTAATAGTATACTGAAGGATTTTTCTCAGCGGAGGTGACCCAAAATCCTCAGCCATGACCGTCAAGTTATACTCACTAATCCTCTCCCTGTCTAGGACTGCTGCTGTAACTATCATGTAGCTGTCCTCGTAAGCCTGCCGGAGTTTGAAATGGTCGTGGCCGTATAATGTGCAGTGGACCTGGCTGTTAACACCTGAGTCTCTGTCCAGGGTGCTGATCAGCGCCACCAGACTGTCCTTGTCTGCCGCCTCGCTGATGTATGCAATGCCTGTCGTGATGGAAGTCATCGGGGTGATGCTGATTTCTGGGACATTGTCATTAACGTCTGTGACATAAATTATGACTTTGCATACGGAGGGGGTCGGGTTGGGTCCTAGATCAGTCGCCTGGACGTCTAGCTCATATGTGCTTTTGTCCTCAAAATCCACTGGGCTCCTGAGCGTCAGCCGACCTGATTTATTATCCACTTGGAAAAGTCCTCGGATCTCATGAGAAACCTGTTTTCCGAACCCATAGACGACCTCTCCGTTCAAACCCTCATCAGCATCAACTGCGTTTAAGTCCAGTATAACAGCGCCAACCGGTGCGTCCTCTGGCAAACTAACTGAGAAACTATTCTGGTCAAAAACGGGACTATTGTCATTAAAGTCAGTCACTTTGATAGTTATCTTTGTTGACCCCGATCTGTAAGGATTTCCTCCGTCTGTGGCGACCAGCTCCACAGTGAATGACGACTGAGTCTCCCTGTCTAGCTCTTTCATTAGCACCAATTCCGCATATTTAACCCCATCCGCTCTCAGGAGCACATCAATGGTAAAATGACTGTTGACAGAAATCTGATAGCTTTGGATGTAGTTTGACCCGACATCAGCGTCCGCAGCTGGGTCTAAAGGGATACGGGACCCTAATGCTGCGTTCTCTGAGATCTCCACTACAGATTCCTTGTTTGGAAACTCCGGAGAGTTATCATTGATGTCCTTTATTTCCACCTCAACGTGAATCAATCTGTAGCGGTCTTTGGAGAAATTCACCACGTCAAAAGTGATGAGACACTGTAGAGTGTGTCTGCAGATTCTTTCCCTGTCAATTCGTTCCCCGACAGTGAGTTCCCCGTCGCTTTCTCTTACCCTGATGAATGAATCATTGAATTGTTTCATCATCCTGAAATTGGTCTTGGAGGAATGAGACGGACTCAAGGACATGCCCTTGGCAAGGTTTCCGATGACTGTACCTGGCGCGTCCTCCTCATTGGTCTGGTATCGAATAGTATTTCCCTCGGACTGAGCCGGTGAGGCAAATAAAAATTGATAGATTGAGAATATAAAAATCCACCGGTGCCAATAAGTTATACATTTGCCCCGTATCATCTTCCTAGTAATCTTTCCCTCCGTAAGCAGCCTCATTGTGTGCTGAACAGATGAGAGCAGTTCACCTCTGGAGTGAGCTCTCCATGCAGCTCCCGCTTGTATGAACTGAACTGTGCTGGAAGTGAAAGTTACTCGCTCTTTGCGCGCAGCCAGTCAGATACGCTTGTTGCCTCGCCTTCAATACAGCTCAAAATTCTGCAGTGGCGGGGTTTATACAGCTCCTCATGCTAATGAGACGAAGTGTGACCAATCCCTCGCTTTAGAATTAAAAATACCCccttatgaaaaaaaacaactgtaagCCTGTTTTTGAGAGTGTACACTTAAGAAAGTTGCAAAATAGAAGAAACGGGGAGAACGATATGCCATTGCTTGGAGATAGTCCCTGATCTGTTTATCGTCTTTTCACAGCCATTACAGAGTGATGGTTTTATTTAGCAAAagactatttttttcttcttttgatgTTTGGTTTATTGTCTAGTGAGCGTGCCTGAGCATGGGTAGGTGTGTGTAAGTGTGGGCGCGTGCGTGCGAACGTGTGCGTGCACTCACAAGGCAAGCtcaattgtgtttttgtttggttAGATGGGCAAGGTTTTGTTCAGGGTGCAgcatatttgtaaaaaaatatatacaaaaaatagcttaattatttaaaacatcCACAACACTTCTGAGGGAGGAATGATGCTTGATCATGTCTTGAATggcaatagtttattttttgttttcttttggttattaacacacaaaaaagaaagatgatCAGTAATATATCATTTCACTTTGCTACCTGTATGTAAAAACAACCAATGAATAAAGGGACGTTTTCAAGAGTCTCACTGAGAAAATGTTCTCATATATGAGATCTTCTATGCTCTTACAGCTGAATAGGAGCAAAAATTCCAAAGTTTTGTAGACATTTTTCCCAGAAGGGCAGATAGTTTTATAACAGCATATTAATGCCCATGGTTAGGGAATTACATGTTCAACAATCACTTGTGTAATGACGTAACGATTGGTTGTTGCATGCTTTGTTCAGGTGTCCACATAGCTTTGGCCATGTAGTGGACTCTATACATCTTCTTAAATTGGTCACAATACAACACCACCATAATCTCTTCAAAATCCAACTACAGAATTGTAGTGATACTTCTCTGGCACTTTTGGACTACTGTAATGGAATGCAACACATGCCCCCTCTTTGTAATATTTGTGAGGTTTCCCAATTTGAACCATAATAACTGAAAGTAGCTACTACATTTAAGcagtaatataaatataaaaataaagctCTAAATCTTCACTAAGGACTTGATTTAGTTTCCACCAAACACGTGTCCATGCCTTCTGTTTAGTTGTTTTGTCCAACCTCTAGTGGAGCTTATTAGATTTGATAGAGATTTTTTCTCTCTAGTATAATTATGTGTTGTTGTTCATCTGCTGTGGAGACTACATAGGATAGAAACCCAGAGAATAATTGTTCCACTACCCAGCATCTGGATACTGAAGTCACATGTTTGGGGCCTCTGCTCACAATTTATCTCTATTTACTTCCAACTTCTCCATCTACCATATATCTTAATAGGGCGTGGAGGAGAGTTATTGACAGCTTGTGTGTATTTTGCTCAGAACACTCCgttagtcagccatacagttcACAGCGAGCTGTGGTTAAAGCCCTAACAATAATCTGAAACACAACACTAACAATAAAGCAATAATGATCTGAAACATTGTGAAAAGCCCACAGAGACACATTGAAAGGGAAAAGGCTGCAGTTAACAAAAAAGGTAGGTGGGCAATATTACAGTATAAGCTTTCCAGGTAATGGAGAGAATAACTGTGACAGATTGTATTTGTTTCTTCAAGCAGAGGTTATCAGATTTACGATACACTCTGTTTAGATCATGTTTTTGAATAAGGTAATATATTAAAAATGCTCCAAATACAGACAATAATGGATATTTAGAATCATCTAATCAGATTCACACCAGTGTGTGTAATTAGCATGCAGAGGTTTGGATATATTGACCAAGAATGTTAAGATTCCTACAAGCTTGAGTCCAACAACTTAATATttgataaaaaaagaggaatgtATTCATTCAGGCTTCACACTAAAATACATGACATTTGCTGTcactttattttgtcttttttctcattttcttccCATAATGCTAGCTATATTTTTAAGCTTCCAGTGTATAAAACAAGTCTAAGTTAGAAatattcttctttttctgttacTGGGTTTCTGTGCAGAGTCCatgtgggatttttttaaatttattttttattttttttaacttgtgcTGTTATTAAGTGGCTAAATTTGGAGGCACTCAGGgtgaaattgaaaaaaacacacaatcatgactccaaatgaaggTGAATGCTGATCAATATCTCCTGGATGTGGAAGTAGGCAAGTGTTTTATGCTAACTCGCCATATCAATTTTATAAGGTATTAGAACAAGAAACTCCAAACTTAACTCTGCTATGATAGTTGAAATACATCTAAAATTGATTGGTAGAGTTtatatgaatatttatttattttgattaggacaatgcacattaatcaacatatctgtaaatgcgccagtgttagccagacAGCTAATTTTCAAATGTAGTCCTAGTTACATAGCCTGCATGTCTTTATATCACAGCAGAACCTTTAtcctaatcaaaataataaataaagaagaaTCTGCATTGTTGTGATAATATTCTACAAGGTCTTGTCATGCCCAGGCAAATTTGTACAACTGACATCATCATATTTTCAATACTCAAGTGGCAAAACACAACAGCATAATGTTCTTTTAATGCAGCaaagaaatgaatggaaaccatTGAGGACAGTTCAGTTtgataaacacttttttttctttctttcagctcAATTTGGAACAACGTTTTATGTAACCTAATTTTTACTTTAATGAGAACAGAGGTGATCATAGATTCCGTGTGGGCGATTCTCTTTGGATTACATCAAACCAGGTCAAACGGCTGTGCTGATAGCTGGATTATTATACTACAATGCAGCATTAGTTTGAACTGGGACGCAAAGGAGTTTATGTGAATTTATGATACATAAATGGTTGTTTATGGTTTAGAAGGTTATTCAGCAGATGGTTAATTTCACTGTGGTGTGCAAATTCCACAGTTGGTTGTACagctttatttacatattacatatttaaaTTGAATTGTGCCCTgatcaaaaacataaaataaattgaaCATTTTTGCAGCGATGGATTTTCTGCTCATTATTACCTGTCAGAAATTCAAGCTGCGTGCTAGTCTGACATTCAGATAAGCagttcaaaatgaaaataacacagagagcagaatgtgatacttaatatatatatatatatatatatatatatatatatatatatatatatatatatatatatatatatatatattctaataCATGAGCTCAAGGTCCTTTCCACAGGGAGACTTAATACTGCATCCCATCCTTTAAATTTAAGTTGTATTATATTACTATTTGATTTTATACCTTTGTAGAATTTTCTACAAActaactgtttttttattcatggtgaAAGCAACCAACTGTCAAAATCATCGGTCATAAAAATGTCTGCATGATGCTGATTATAAATCATGATAGTATTTCCATGATTAATGCTATATAATTGTGTAGAGTGTAGCTATTTCCATGAAAGTTACTGGCAAATTATTCACAGCCTCAAACAGATTGAACAACAGAGTGAAGGAAGCAAGCAGCAAACGGAAACTgtatgagagaaagaaaaaaactgttaagGGGAAAGATATTTCAAATTTACTGTTGGCCCACAGACACAATTCCATATTTAATGGGATTGTAAATGCATTCAGTTTCAAGGGATGCCTTTGCATTTTAAAGTCTCTAATCACTCTGGTCCATAATGTGCCTGAAGAAATGCCATGATAGTCTGCATTTGTGGAAGGCACTTAGTCTCGCATTCTTTTACAAAGATTAGAAATCAGAGGCAAATTATACTGTGGTGGAGCTCAGCTCAACTGAATGTTGCTGTAGTGGGAGATCACTTGCCTCAAAGAACTCAAAAGTCTATTCCATGTCTCAGAGAATCCAgactctcttctttctctctgtatgtatgtttctctctccctcaaaCCTCTTTTGTTTCTACCCATATTcaacttgacattaaaaaaaacattcaaatttgATTTTGAATTTACATTTAAGTTTAAGTGGGTCTTAATAGCAAAAGCTATTATCACATACTTATAAGCAAAATGTGTAGGGGAGAGCTGATACGACAGTAAGGTAGTATGAAAAGGGCAGTTTTCTCTGAGCCTGATATGCCCTCTACACACAACATGCAACACTTAACAGAACTGCAAAAAAACGTGTGAATGTGTCATACTTTCGCAGTGTTTTACCCGGAAAGTTGTTTTGGATCAATTTAGGAGTTGTGTTCATTGTTTCATGATCATTTGACAGATTATTTAGTACATTCCCACATCCTAAAGTTTGCCATGTCAGAGTTTTTCAATATAGAAGCAAGTCAGGTGTAACTGTCAGGAGTCATTGTCAGGGCGATAGTACACAATGTTTCTTTCATCCATAGTTTCTCTGCACTGGTCCCATGAGGCATGTACTGAGGGTGCAGAAAACTACATCTCTCACAACTGTGACAATgaataaaaaagataaaaattaATCCAAATAATAGAGCATATGAAATGTGTTATTATTTAGAAAGTATCAATGTGCAACATTCATTCAAAGCCAAATAAGTCGTTCCACATTTGTACAAAATAGcaattggtattgaaaaaacacaaatgtgagGTGTTGAACACAATGGAAATTTGGTGGTATTGATattttcatctaactcttggcaactGAGTGAGTATGTGGTTGTATGTACAAACGTATTTTTCCCATAGATGTATGAGTCCATATGATATTGTACGGaaaaatatacacaacaatTCATATGATATTTTATGAAATTATAGCGACCTTTCATGATTACACCAGCCATTGTACCTAAATTTAGCCACCAATATGAcaagttaagattagaaaactCAGACATCctaggtgaaagtcttgtgtttacCCCTTAACTTCTTCTGGGACATGAACAACGCTCCCctgcttgaaagtcctgtgttttgggACCAATCCAGCCTCCTGCCAATGTGGATTTTCGATGTCTTGTACCAGATGCTCCGGCCTTAATTATTACAGACAATAGAGGGTGCTACCTTACAGAAAACGTCAATGTTGGgcttacagtaataaatacgcgGAATACATATGAATAACAATGCATTAACTTGTGTGGCTATATGTGcatatggttcatgagaacatcCGGAAGCAATAGAGACATTTCACAGTAAAAGTAGCTATTTCTGCAGTTAAAGTGCtcttattatgctttttggcttttcccttttccttcattgtgttatatatctttttgtgcacattataggtttacaaagtgaaaaagcccaaagtccaccccaaagggactgaccatctccaacagaaaacattgttcacaaactgctccaaacagctcaaTTGTAGTCCAGCATTTACTTCCATGACAAACATGTGTCATTtataacacatgttataatgctcgcctagctgctagcgtggcacgccctcatgctctgcaactgacaa
This window harbors:
- the LOC114563642 gene encoding protocadherin-8, with amino-acid sequence MDKEQESVCKNEINFHVKTQSEGNTIRYQTNEEDAPGTVIGNLAKGMSLSPSHSSKTNFRMMKQFNDSFIRVRESDGELTVGERIDRERICRHTLQCLITFDVVNFSKDRYRLIHVEVEIKDINDNSPEFPNKESVVEISENAALGSRIPLDPAADADVGSNYIQSYQISVNSHFTIDVLLRADGVKYAELVLMKELDRETQSSFTVELVATDGGNPYRSGSTKITIKVTDFNDNSPVFDQNSFSVSLPEDAPVGAVILDLNAVDADEGLNGEVVYGFGKQVSHEIRGLFQVDNKSGRLTLRSPVDFEDKSTYELDVQATDLGPNPTPSVCKVIIYVTDVNDNVPEISITPMTSITTGIAYISEAADKDSLVALISTLDRDSGVNSQVHCTLYGHDHFKLRQAYEDSYMIVTAAVLDRERISEYNLTVMAEDFGSPPLRKILQYTIRLSDENDNAPHFTKAVYEVSVVENNAPGAYITTVEASDADLGNNGKITYRLVDSVIMGSPVNTFVSLNSVSGSIYALRSFNYEVMKQLDIHIQASDGGSPQLQSTAVIRLKIVDQNDNQPSIINPPLYKGSAEVFLPKDAPSGYVVTQIKATDADEGINAQLSYKITEGGHLGFSINKDTGKVHVSRQLMYDLTDNVKVTVSVSDNGSPALTSTVIIHFSFIEGTLPSMPSLPQNGSDELFEWDMSIAIIIVLAGSCSLLLLAIILITTICSSRKKETREGGYDEKEDVPNVEKVESGHVDSLIANHKGKVFDAHPFPENPPLASSNTTETGCEDGRQTAGIFESNNRVMEGKLKGYSTLPGYGKETVRPITIWKGNSFTTISARDPHISGKDSGKGDSDFNDSDSDISGDVHKKDQQMCLHYTLTALLFSTGLWACTSECKVLGHSDRCWSPSATRPNTSMACGPHLSTFHKTASLPRNTGRENYYPAQIPKTNGLQSVYEKVQHQEFDYILVGPSTPARIQETDEMSIPEYTNS